One Lytechinus variegatus isolate NC3 chromosome 11, Lvar_3.0, whole genome shotgun sequence DNA segment encodes these proteins:
- the LOC121423492 gene encoding uncharacterized protein LOC121423492 — MGDYITVDISSQIMTFVSADKPISVIQYVKGKTSDSMIYSDPSMIRVIPIEQYVRSTVFPVQEADRLSTLTNIDTTYLEITSECKYLKNISVVQNYQSLSIEWIEEYSLNILNGTEMCSRWCVVTHGRYSVESDRVITDDGQVIYPRFSAVVYATGSGESYLYRAGANDRTLNLESDSATKTGHFLVLIKPHIVTVEATELVVSWVITEDGVGLFDRCTAFITGDAIDRSVLINTEPTVSLSGLLPGTTYSIRINCSNNFGIHDWIDFPPETTLNAVPDRPSVLYEAVGGIDRYSFQVNVPSYTTSTGQISCYEFIVVQLHNSSGNIDSDDDAYNDVSDYNITNNQKGTPFRVIVLKSLPIDNVITIGSVIERQSECNMADGRSEDDERTKRDARIVNSTILRATNGPLNPGGYYTCFLRVYSPTGKGRNLKIFIT; from the exons ATGGGTGATTATATTACAGTTGATATTTCATCTCAAATCATGACCTTCGTCTCTGCAGACAAGCCAATTTCTGTCATTCAGTATGTCAAAGGGAAAACCTCAGACAGCATGATTTATTCTGACCCTTCAATGATTCGAGTCATTCCGATCGAACAATATGTAAGAAGCACAGTTTTTCCTGTACAAGAAGCTGACAGATTGTCAACGTTGACGAACATTGATACCACCTATCTTGAAATCACCTCCGAGTGTAAATACTTGAAGAACATTTCGGTTGTTCAAAACTATCAATCATTGTCA ATAGAATGGATAGAGGAATATTCTCTTAATATACTCAACGGAACTGAAATGTGCTCAAGATGGTGTGTTGTTACCCACGGTAGATACTCCGTAGAAAGTGATCGTGTCATCACGGACGACGGACAGGTGATCTACCCCAGGTTTAGTGCTGTCGTATACGCTACAGGTAGTGGGGAATCGTACCTGTACCGAGCAGGAGCCAACGATAGAACATTGAACCTTGAATCAGATAGTGCTACGAAAACAGGTCACTTTCTAG TTTTGATCAAACCTCATATCGTCACCGTAGAGGCCACTGAACTCGTCGTATCCTGGGTGATAACAGAGGATGGGGTTGGTCTCTTTGATAGGTGCACTGCATTTATTACAGGAGACGCCATAGACCGATCTGTCCTTATCAACACCGAGCCAACTGTAAGCCTTTCAGGACTTCTTCCAGGAACAACGTACTCCATCAGGATCAACTGCTCCAACAACTTCGGAATCCATGACTGGATTGACTTTCCACCCGAGACCACTCTCAACGCTG TTCCTGATAGACCTTCTGTTCTATACGAGGCTGTTGGTGGAATTGACCGCTACAGCTTTCAAGTCAACGTGCCATCATATACAACATCGACTGGACAGATCAG CTGCTATGAATTCATCGTTGTCCAACTGCACAATTCTTCGGGAAACATTGATTCCGATGACGATGCTTACAATGATGTCAGTGATTACAACATCACCAACAACCAGAAAGGAACTCCCTTCAGAGTGATAGTGCTCAAATC CCTCCCGATCGATAACGTCATCACGATCGGATCGGTGATAGAGAGACAATCAGAATGCAACATGGCGGATGGACGTAGCGAAGATGATGAAAGAACAAAACGAGATGCACGTATTGTGAATAGTACTATTCTCAGAGCTACAAATGGTCCGCTTAATCCAGGTGGATATTACACCTGCTTTCTTCGAGTTTACTCACCAACCGGCAAAGGCAGG AACCTAAAAATCTTTAtcacatga
- the LOC121424462 gene encoding uncharacterized protein LOC121424462, translating into MMKAFLLSLAYMVCTIPMGWGCVSGAGPSWEISKPGLGRGGGPTGVMPIPGVAPRPGVAPRPGPEGPEGPSRPRIPEEVARYFAGLISKEEAFASIDLDNDGLVDIDEWIVEGGTGSEYLHMLRRLDTNDDDMISLDELQPFSLPTEQVDRTLEEVAETPNDIPPERPTPGSIPREPIPRIPRHYNPHNPRAMRDPRYRYRFLPRELHSNTVLNVNTKFLERYN; encoded by the exons ATGATGAAAGCGTTTCTTCTATCCCTCGCATACATGGTATGCACCATCCCAATGGGATGGGGATGTGTGTCTGGTGCGGGTCCATCGTGGGAGATATCCAAGCCTGGCCTTGGAAGAGGCGGAGGACCGACAGGTGTAATGCCAATACCAGGTGTAGCTCCTAGACCAGGTGTAGCTCCAAGACCAGGTCCAGAAGGCCCAGAG GGACCAAGCCGTCCAAG AATACCCGAAGAAGTTGCGAGATACTTCGCTGGATTGATCAGCAAGGAAGAAGCTTTCGCAAGCATCGATCTTGATAATGATGGCCTGGTagacattgacgagtggattgTGGAAGGCGGTACCGGGTCGGAATACCTTCATATGCTTCGTCGACTTGATACCAATG ACGATGATATGATCTCACTTGATGAGCTACAGCCATTCAGTCTACCAACCGAACAGGTGGACAGGACTCTCGAAGAAGTGGCGGAAACACCGAATGATATTCCACCGGAGAGACCAACACCTGGGAGCATACCTCGAGAACCCATCCCCAGAATACCGAGACACTACAATCCTCACAATCCTAGGGCAATGCGCGACCCCCGATACAGGTACCGGTTCCTACCTCGTGAACTCCACTCCAACACCGTCTTGAACGTGAATACCAAATTCCTTGAACGATACAATTGA